Proteins encoded together in one Benincasa hispida cultivar B227 chromosome 1, ASM972705v1, whole genome shotgun sequence window:
- the LOC120090615 gene encoding O-fucosyltransferase 27, whose translation MKGKGEMVLKSRMKWVGLVGIVLSAFSLFTHFFLARFTQEGTSEFQSSVTIFSWRPVFEHADFSPTSPLFRRLWGPVRRLETLHPDANPRQHYPDPSLQSNGFIFVRIQGGFHEIRNSICDVVVIARLLNATLVIPEIQSTTSSKGISSQFKSFSYLYNEDQFIAALTRDVKIVKTLPRNLNGARRKKEIPRFKAPYLASPYFYRHNVLPVLKKHLVVELVVSDGGCLQAILPPDLEEYQRLRCRVAFHALRFRVEVQDLATKILHRLRAPGRPFIAYYPGMTREALAYYGCAELFQDVHNELIQHKRLWMRRRGIVKGKLSMNSEEQRLNGSCPLMPEEVGVLLRARGYSWDTIIYVSGGEVFGGQRTLIPLHAIFENVVDRTSLSTPWELNRLYGREINVGGNYPRSPPSILKESKPDVWNTDGPRPRPLPPPPARPKYPHNIEGWWGWVAESDIEPESTVMELRTNAHKLLWEAIDYFISVEADVFIPGFDRDGKGHPNFASLVMGHRLYQSASLKTYRPDRREVANLLAETREHLYHANYTWLRSIRQHLRKSLLDGLIEASTVLKSRSFLSHPVPECSCSRQDSDHASSPSTQLQAQAGGLGVVHRCPTWMRSESGLRSKDKQTEEEDDEDDSTSESFFGNSSEDRVEGSGEMNSKEAILLNDQDELDGGER comes from the exons ATGAAAGGGAAGGGAGAAATGGTGTTGAAATCAAGGATGAAATGGGTTGGTTTGGTGGGTATTGTTCTTTCAGCTTTTTCCCTCTTCACCCATTTCTTTCTTGCTAGATTTACTCAGGAGGGCACTTCTGAGTTCCAATCCTCAGTCACAATCTTCTCATGGAGACCTGTTTTTGAACATGCAGATTTTTCCCCAACT AGTCCCTTGTTTAGACGGCTTTGGGGCCCAGTTAGGCGCCTGGAGACTTTGCATCCTGATGCAAATCCCAGACAACACTATCCGG ATCCCTCATTACAATCGAATGGATTCATCTTTGTCAGGATACAAGGCGGATTCCATGAGATCAGGAATTCG ATATGCGATGTTGTTGTCATTGCTCGACTCCTTAATGCTACCTTAGTAATTCCTGAGATTCAGTCAACCACAAGCAGCAAAGGAATCAG CTCTCAGTTCAAGAGTTTTTCTTACCTTTATAATGAAGACCAGTTCATTGCAGCCTTAACTAGAGACGTTAAAATTGTGAAGACACTTCCAAGAAATCTGAATGGTGCTCGGAGGAAAAAGGAGATCCCACGTTTTAAAGCACCTTACTTGGCATCTCCATATTTTTATCGGCACAATGTGCTTCCTGTTCTAAAGAAGCACTTGGTGGTCGAACTTGTCGTCTCTGATGGCGGGTGCTTGCAG GCTATCCTTCCGCCTGATCTTGAAGAGTATCAGAGATTGAGGTGTAGAGTTGCCTTCCATGCTCTTCGATTCAGAGTGGAAGTTCAGGATCTTGCCACCAAAATTCTGCATAG gttAAGAGCTCCAGGCAGGCCGTTCATAGCCTACTATCCTGGGATGACAAGAGAGGCCTTAGCGTATTACGGTTGTGCTGAACTATTTCAG GATGTACATAATGAGCTCATTCAACACAAAAGGTTGTGGATGCGAAGGCGTGGGATCGTCAAGGGGAAGCTTTCAATGAATTCCGAGGAGCAACGACTAAATGGTTCTTGTCCTCTAATGCCAGAAGAG GTAGGAGTTCTTCTCCGGGCTCGTGGATATTCATGGGACACCATTATATACGTGTCAGGCGGAGAAGTTTTCGGTGGACAAAGAACCTTGATTCCTCTCCATGCTATTTTTGAGAATGTTGTTGACAGGACTTCCCTTAGCACCCCATGGGAACTTAATAGGCTTTATGGTCGTGAGATTAATGTCGGTGGAAACTATCCAAGGTCTCCACCTTCCATTTTGAAGGAGTCGAAGCCCGATGTGTGGAATACTGATGGTCCACGTCCTCGCCCGTTGCCACCTCCACCAGCAAGGCCAAAATATCCACACAACATAGAAGGTTGGTGGGGTTGGGTGGCTGAGAGTGACATTGAGCCTGAAAGTACTGTAATGGAGTTGAGAACAAATGCCCATAAATTGCTTTGGGAAGCTATAGACTACTTCATATCGGTCGAAGCCGATGTTTTTATTCCTGGGTTCGATCGTGATGGCAAGGGGCATCCAAATTTTGCAAGCTTGGTGATGGGCCACCGGCTTTATCAGTCAGCTTCACTTAAAACATACCGACCCGATAG AAGAGAAGTGGCAAATCTCTTAGCCGAAACCAGAGAACACCTATATCATGCAAACTATACGTGGCTGAGATCGATTCGTCAACATCTAAGGAAGTCATTACTTGATGGACTGATAGAAGCGTCAACAGTATTGAAATCAAGATCTTTTCTATCTCATCCAGTTCCTGAATGTTCTTGCTCGAGACAGGACTCAGACCATGCTTCAAGTCCGTCGACTCAATTGCAAGCTCAGGCTGGTGGTCTAGGAGTTGTGCACCGTTGTCCCACTTGGATGCGAAGTGAGTCAGGATTGCGATCAAAAGATAAGCAAACTGAAGAAGAGGACGATGAAGATGATTCAACATCAGAATCGTTTTTTGGGAACAGCAGCGAGGACCGGGTAGAAGGGAGTGGAGAGATGAATAGTAAGGAAGCAATTCTGCTGAATGATCAAGATGAACTTGATGGTGGAGAGAGATAG